Below is a genomic region from Parageobacillus toebii NBRC 107807.
GATGAGTTGGAAACTCAATTAGAAAAACAGGTAGACTTTGAGACATTTTTTGCAGAAGCTCCGCGATTAAATCCGAACCGGGTTTTGATTAAAGGAGTAGTATGTGGTGTTCGAGTAGAGGAGATTGAAGATCCGTTGATGCAGAACATTCGTTATCTGGATAAGTTAATAGATGAGTTAGCAAAGGGAAAATCCATGGAGAAAATCTTGAGAAAATAATCATTGAATTTCACAGAAAATGTAAACACCAAATAAACTCGTTCCACTCAAAAAATAACCGTTCATCAAAAGAAATCAAGCTGGGCTTCGGATGATTTTACTGGAAAACGAAACAGTCCATTCCACGGTCTTTATTTGTAAAAGCGGGAGAGAGGAATAGAGAGAAAAACATGGATCGATCAGAGAAAAACGAATAAATATGTGGTGAAACCAAAAGGGAGGGAACGGGAGAAACGCTCACGTTCTTCCCTTTTTCTTTTTCTGAAAATCAAAATAAAGTGGATTCATTTGAAGAAAAATCATGGGAGAACGAACGAGTGGAGTTTAATAAATTATATTGAAAAAGGCTCC
It encodes:
- a CDS encoding DUF2200 domain-containing protein, with protein sequence MTTHRIYKMSFSRVYPNYIAKAEKKGRTKSEVDEIICWLTGYTQDELETQLEKQVDFETFFAEAPRLNPNRVLIKGVVCGVRVEEIEDPLMQNIRYLDKLIDELAKGKSMEKILRK